The Tenrec ecaudatus isolate mTenEca1 chromosome 4, mTenEca1.hap1, whole genome shotgun sequence region ggggggggggcaaacgaCCCTTTGAgaggggtcgtctgattcataacagtagtgaaatgacagtgctgaagtagcaacaaaaataacttcatagttggggggtcaccaccacatgaactatGAAAGGgcggtggcatgaggaaggttgagaaccgctgtgttagACAGAGACTTGACTCGactgtccagggccttccaaccaGGGCCGCCAGGAGCCAGCTCAAGACCGTAAGGCCTCCGGTAAGGGGATTTCCACCAACGGTGAAAAGGCCAGTATGACCCAAACCGCTTTATAAATGCAGCGCAATTCCGATCAGAACGCCAGCACGATTCTTCCAGGAAGTGGAGACAGGCAAGGCATCGCCAACTTTATAGGGAAAGGAAAGAACCCAGGGGAAACGAAAcactctttaaaaaacaaatctaAGTAGGCGACCTTGCAGTCCCCGATTTTAAAACCTGCCGCAGTGCCACGGTAAGCCAGACAGTGTGGCCCCGGGAAAACGGACAGCCGCCACACAGGCCACGGGGTCCGGACTGAGAGCCCAGGAAGACCACCAAGGACCACACACTTGGTCTTGGAGCCAGGAGAAGAGCCAGCCAGTTCACTAATGGGGCTGAACAGACAGACAAACGCCAGTCAGAGGCTTGGCTTCCCCCGCTGATTTCCGGGGAAAGCCCCAACAAGCCTGTGCGGGGCTGGGCTCGGCCCAGGAGAAGGTGATTACTGGGTGTGAAGTGAGCGGAGGTCTGGGGCAGAGCCCACCGGGAGGGTCTGGCGTGAGAACTGGGAGCCCTCCTCTAGGTGAACAGGAAGGCGGGTGGCAGTGAGTGGGAGGACAGAGACAGGAGGGCACAGGGCTGGCAGCTCTGGCAGGCGATAAGGGAGTTCCTGCCCGGGGCATGAGGCCGGGCAGCAGCTGAGAGGGGCAGGTGGAAATGATGGCTTGCAGGTTTGAAGGAGAACCTCACAGGACGACTTCCTGGGTGCCGTGGGGCTGATCCCACGGCCCTTTGGCGTCGGTGCCTCTGCCAGTCATCCACAGAGCCTTTGGAAGCAAGCGGTCCCTCCTGGTCCCCAGCCCTCCCGTGTCTCCAGCTGAGGAGAAACGTGGGTTTCGGGGGGAAGGAGACCACGTATATTCTCTTGCCTTCTTgtttggttgtccattcagccAATGCTGGTGCCAAGTGTGCTGCCAGGGTCTTAGAAACCACAGGTGGACCAGCCAAAGAACCGTGCTTTCAGAATCTGGCCTTCAGAGGCTCCACACTTGCCCTGGCATCTCTGCATGCCCAGAGATCGCTTCCCCTGGAaacagaatgaatgaatgaatgagacgCAGGAACACTGGGCAGGGCCTGTGGCCCTCCCTGGCTGTGGGAGAAGGCAGACCCTGGGGCTCTCGAGTACCACCCACGCGCCAGCTCCCACCCTGTGCCCTCCCTGTGTCCCCGCAGGACTACGAGAAAGCCCTGTTCTTCCCCTGCAAGGCCGCAGAGCTCGTCAACAGCTACGGCAAAGGCTGGAGCCTCAAGTACCGGGCCATGAGCCAGTACCACATGGCCGTGGCCTACCGCCTGCTGGGCCACCTGGGCAGTGCCATGGAGTGTTGTGAGGTGTGCCTGCAGGGGGCGGGGCAGGCGGGgtgctatgggctggggcccaggGGGCGGGGCCTCCTAAAtcagctctcccccaccccccaggccccctgcctcacCTCTGGCCCAGGCCCTCCCATGCCCAGGGCAGAACACCTGAAGCATGTGTGGGCTTctcgctcccccccaccccacccacaaaaGAAACCTCACTCCAGTCCATGCCAGCCTCGGCAGACAGGAAGGGCGTTCCTTGGGGCAATTGGGGCACTTGGGAGAGCAGGGGAGCAGATAGCCAGCCTCTGGGCTTGGTCCTTCCTTAGCTGGCGCCCAGTTCTCTTCTCTGAGCCTCCGCTCACCTGTCAAGAGCATCCACTCTAGGATGGTGGTGGCTGCTGCAGCGGGGTGAGGGAAAAGGGGATAGGCAGTGAGGGTGGGGGGCACCGCACAGGCTGAGGGTCCCCTCCCACTCAGGAGTCGATGAAGATCGCCCTGCAGCACGGGGACCGTCCACTGCAGGCGCTTTGCCTGCTCTGCTTTGCTGACATCCACCGGAGCCGGGGGGACCTGGAGGTGAGGGCACACCCGGGTAGGGAGGCTAGGGCTGGGGTGCAGGGGTGCAGGCCCTGCCCAGCCTGACTTCTCTGCCTCCGGGTTCgctccccctctccccgccctGCAGACAGCCTTTCCCAGGTATGACTCGGCCATGAGCATCATGACTGAGATTGGAAACCGCCTGGGGCAGGTCCAGGTGTTGCTGGGCGTGGCCAAGTGCTGGATGGCCAGGAAGGCACTGGACAAGGTAAAGGGGCCCCCGGTTCTCTCCAGTGCCCCCTATGGGGAGCTGACCGCCTGTGGGTCTTTCCATCACTCTGCCTAACATCAGCTTCACGGGAACCTCACGGGTCTCGGACAATCCTTGTCATTCTCCAGAGGAGGAACCAGAGGTGCAGAGAAGGCCCGTGCCTGGCCCAGGGACTCCCAATGGGTTTGAAGGGTTGGATGCAGCTGCTGGCTCCACATCCCGTTTTATAGCTGAGTAAACTGAGGCAGGAGTCATTTGCTTAGAGAGTTCTGGTTACTGCACCTGTCTTCtcaacttacacacacacacacacacacacacacacacacacacacacacagcagctgcttcgccacctcccgctccccacctgttccctccctgcccctcctccctgggaacccACAGCCCCTGCCTCTGCTCACCTTTCAGGCTCTGGAGGCCATCGAAAGAGCCCAGGACCTGGCTGAGGAGGTGGGGAACAAGGTCAGAATGGAATCCTTCTCCGGGgtctggggtgggagtgggggagggcacTCTTCCATGCCCCAGGCTCTGCTCAGTCCTCCGCGAACTGTCCCTACCACCGCAGGGCCCGGGTGTTTCTCTTCTACCTTGAAGGTGAAGTGGGAGGGTGCCTTGAAGGTGAAGTGGGAGAGCCCCTGCTGCCTAGAGGCCCCGTGGCGGCTGCCTCCACCCCACAGGGTTCTTACAGGAGCTGGTCTGTCCCAACTCCAAACCctaatccctgcccagtccaccaGGCCTCTCCAAAGTCAACATTTGCCTCTGAACTCTAAGACGTGGTGCTCAGGCCCAGTGGCCCTCAGAATCTTCTAAAAGACGAGCAATGAATTCTCTGGGGCTTGGCGCCCAGTTGAAGAGCCAAATATACACCTGATTCGGGGTATAGCAGCTCAGGGGGTTACCCGCGAGACGGGGAACCTGTTCTGAATTGGGTGAGGCAATTAAGGCTCAGGAAACACGCGAATCATTCTGAATACACTAAGCCAGGTAGGCCACTAAAACGATTTCAAACCGTGGATCTCCTCCAAAGGGCCCGGGGGTGAGGGCCCCTGCCCATGTCCCCAGGCACCACGGTTGGCAAGCTGGACCCCCTGTGTGCCCTGAGTGGCAGGGGCCCAGGGCAGGCGGGCTAAGGAGGGGCGCCGGCCGCTGCTGGCTGGCACTGACTCCCATGTCTGTCCCGTTCGCCCCGGCCCAGCTGAGCCAGCTCAAGCTGCACTGCCTGAGCGAGCGCATCTGCCGCAGCAAGGGCCTGCAGCGGGAGCTGCGCGCCCACGTGGTGCGCTTCCACGAGTGCGTGGAGGAGACGGAGCTGTACTGCGGCCTGTGCGGGGAGTCCATCGGCGAGCGCAACAGCCGGCTGCAGGCCCTGCCCTGCTCGCACGTCTTCCACCTCAGGTGGGGCCCCAGGCTGGCTGTCCCGAGAGCCCCCACTAGAGTAGCCGCTGGAGCCGTCCAGTGTCCCGTAGGTGACCGCGATGATGATGATGTGTACCCCTCCCCGCACCTGAGCCATAAGCGCAGGGGCAGAGCCCTATGTGCGGTGGAGGCAGAAGGCTGGCCCCCTCCTGCCTGCTGCCCCCCTCCTGCCTCTCTGCCCAGTGCTCTGCCCACGGAAGCCTCCcccattggggtggggtgggtcaggTGCCTGCCCAGCCCCAGCAgagaggggcagagggagggagggagggacagctTGGAGCCAGTGGACAAAGTCTTTCCCTC contains the following coding sequences:
- the RAPSN gene encoding 43 kDa receptor-associated protein of the synapse isoform X1, with product MGQDQTKQQIETGLQLYQSNQPEKALQVWTRVLEKSADLVGRFRVLGCLVTAHSEMGRYKEMLKFAVVQIDTARELEDADFLLESYLNLARSNEKLCEFHKTISYCKTCLGLPGTRASAQLGGQVSLSMGNAFLGLSLFQKALESFEKALRSAHNNDDAMLECRVCCSLGSFYAQVKDYEKALFFPCKAAELVNSYGKGWSLKYRAMSQYHMAVAYRLLGHLGSAMECCEESMKIALQHGDRPLQALCLLCFADIHRSRGDLETAFPRYDSAMSIMTEIGNRLGQVQVLLGVAKCWMARKALDKALEAIERAQDLAEEVGNKLSQLKLHCLSERICRSKGLQRELRAHVVRFHECVEETELYCGLCGESIGERNSRLQALPCSHVFHLRCLQKSGPRSCPNCRRSSMKPGFV
- the RAPSN gene encoding 43 kDa receptor-associated protein of the synapse isoform X8, with translation MGQDQTKQQIETGLQLYQSNQPEKALQVWTRVLEKSADLVGRFRVLGCLVTAHSEMGRYKEMLKDYEKALFFPCKAAELVNSYGKGWSLKYRAMSQYHMAVAYRLLGHLGSAMECCEESMKIALQHGDRPLQALCLLCFADIHRSRGDLETAFPRYDSAMSIMTEIGNRLGQVQVLLGVAKCWMARKALDKALEAIERAQDLAEEVGNKLSQLKLHCLSERICRSKGLQRELRAHVVRFHECVEETELYCGLCGESIGERNSRLQALPCSHVFHLRCLQKSGPRSCPNCRRSSMKPGFV